The Engraulis encrasicolus isolate BLACKSEA-1 chromosome 11, IST_EnEncr_1.0, whole genome shotgun sequence nucleotide sequence TAAGACTGACTACTTCTTCTAACTTAATAGATGACTAATTATTAATTACTAATTACTAATTAAGTAATAGAGAGGTCTGAGATTATTTCCAGAAAAATGTTTGATGTGTTGAAAACATTTTCTGAGTTGGAAGGTGGATGTGACAGAGCTTTGGATGTGCTAGgacagagattttgataggaattTTAAACTGTCTCTGGCTAGGATCATGTGACATAAAAGGATCCGTCCTCTCCATGTGCCGGTGACGTAGGAGGTGCTTTTCAAAACAGTCCAGTGTCAATGCTGAGCTATCAAACTGTCGTGGCCAGAGTGCACAGAGTACATTTCTCTTCTGTCGGTGTGATGGTGTCGGTTTCATTCTTTTGATATAACACAGTTGTGTCACATATCCATGCGCCGGTGTTTACTGTACTAGGTAAGTGGTTTGTGTTTTCACGCAtcctgtctgtttctgtttcaacTTTGCCATTGTTTTCGTTAGCTTAACGCTAGCAGGCTAGCCGGTGAGCTAATCTgaagtaggctattttttggaaAGTGATAGGCTTGAACCATCCTGAAACATCTCGGAATATTCAGTGTTAACTTCAAGTATCAATGGCTTCAGTTACAGTTAACACTAGAAGTTATCAACTCCTGTCTGGCGGGCGTTATCCAGCCTCTAGCTGGATGTGCCAATCAAGGCTAATTGGAGGAAGCAAAACCTGCCCAAATCCATCATCACCTCACGAGTAGTCCAGATTTAATCTAATCAAGATTCAATACTCTCATCATACTCCATGCTAGTTTgcctgagggggtgggggtgggggtgtcacaAAATTGTGATGTATCTTTTATCTGTTAGCTCAGCAGAGTTAACGATATTCATTGATTGATTTGAGGAGTGCTAGTTGTTCCCCCGCTTTTAGAGTTTCCGGATAATAACATTTGTGTACGGGCTTCAACTAATGTTAAGCTCAATATAAATAAATGGAACACATGTCTGTCACTACATTGGTGGGCTACACGACATCCTCTAGCTACTTTCTCTGAAATACTAATCGACTTCACTTGGAGAGCTTTGATAAGATTTCCTTTCCATTTGCACCCTATACAGACACGAGATAGTAAGGCCACAGGCGCCTTGTATTTATTCCTAAATTTCCGCTGTCATGCGTGCGCATTTATTTACTCTAGCAAAACAATGACATCACTCACATCGATGTTGTTTTGTTCTGTCCTAAAGGACACTGTTTAGAGCATGGATGTGACTTGACCTTTGCTCCCCACTCTCAATTAATCACATGCCTAAGGGTAGTGTGCACAGGGGGACCAGTACATGTTGATGTCACTCTAGTCTGTCTCCACAACGTGCACCACTGTCCCTTagggagcagagcagggcagagcactGAGCAGTCGAGGTGGATGGGGTCTTCTTAAGAGTCCCCTCTTTGTCATTTATAGGGTATTGATTCACATGAGGGGACGCCAGACGCACTCTTGAAGACATGGAGGACGACAACAGACCACTACTGGGGGGTTCATCAGATTCCCTGGAGCCAAGAGTGAGAAGGTACAAACCGCTACAAATGTTCTTGTCATCTGCCCAGCTTACACACATTTAACATAGCTTATCGAATCTTTGTACACTTTGGACACGTTTTTGCTTGCTTGTGCTCAATCAGGTCAGTATGAGACAAAGTACTTTTGCTACTTTGTGCTGAGTTTGCCATACATTTTGTTCTGTCATTGCTGTGTTTTATTGTTATAACTACTGTAGAACGAGTGTGACTCAGTTAATGCTTGACTGATGTTGAGACTGACCATATGCAAAGTCGAGTTATGCAAGTCTGCTCGTTAACAACAGGTAGTTCGCTCTTTTGcttcatgtttttttcttgtcGTCGTGTCTTGCTCaatgtcttttccttcttttcatTGTTTTTAACTGTCCCCTAGGGGCCTTCCCTTCAAATTAATTCACTTAATCTCATTGTCTGCCGTGTCTGTAGTGGGTATCCGGCCCTTACTCCTATTCTAGGGGAAGTTTGAAGAGACTTCCCCTTTGATCTGGGAAGTGTTGAGACACGCTGCACTTTCACATGCACCCACAAAAGGCGGTGTGTTGGGGGCAAAAAGTGAAACATAAGTGGAAGTGGTTGTAACGGTACTGCGGTGACTGCGCATGAGATTTTGTTTAGTGGTGTCAGATTAAGGATCAATTACATTTGTTTTGTACTCAGACGTCAGGTTgttcaaccacagctaatgctcaTACATTAATTAGTGATGGGTAAttcatgtactgcaatgaatattcctcttagataatccactttaaacaaaaaagtcatttaatccatacagtagtggcaatagctgtggttgcaccaccctgatttGTGCTGctgctaaaacgtcattgacccttaAACAATCAGGTATATTTATTATACAGTAATAAGCTCCAGCATCCAGTAATGAGCTGGATGAACTGTTCCCTCTGCAGTGTCTTCCCCTTCCCTCTGAATCACTGCACTTAGCATCAGTAGCGCCTTGTGTTTCTGAATTAATTCAGTTTGGCATTTCACAGACACTGGCCAAGACTTTACATTTGGGCCGGGCCACACATTTTCAAAGCAGCcagcacccctccctcccctcccctcgcctccactcccctcctctacaCTTGTTTGGTGTTGCGTGCCGCCTGGACATGGTATTTTTAGTGGGCGCCCGCCACTCGCTGTCTCTGAGATACATGTGCAAAACATCAGGTTGCCTGCCACAGGGTTCCCCAGAGGCCTCTTACACAGCTACTACCTGCATGGCAATCAAAGCTGCTTTTTTAGCACCTCAGTAGCACTGACGCCTGTTGTGGCTTCttcacgtgtgtgtctgtctgtcacatgGCGGTTGGCGCTACGTGCGTAAGATTTCATGTGTGAAAGATGTAATCTGTGTAGCGAAAGCAAGCCCGTAATTTGCCAGATTACAAATTACATTTGTCAATTAAATTTCTCCTGAAAGTGTAATGGGAGCTTACTAGCTGACCAAGTCTATTTCCATGGGATCCCATGCAGTGTTCTACACTTTAAAGCCTTATTTTAAGGGGACCAGTGGCCTTCAAGTGTCTTTAGTAGCTTTTAACTTAAAGGCATACATTGGGGCTGCGGAGTGACTCAGTGGACCAGAGAGCTGTATCATTGCTCAGGGGACTTAGTTTCATTCCAGCCCGAGGACGTTTCCTAATCCTTCCCCAATGTCTCTCCCCACTGGTTTCCCGTCTccctcactgtcctatctaaatgATAGCCCCCCGAAAAAGGCATACATTATCCTTGTCTTactacatgcatactgtatatatggctGTGTGTTGTTGTAGGCCTTTTTACGTGGAGCCGAGGAACATTGTGGATGACGCCACTCCGGAGCGCGTGTCCTCAGAAGCAGCCATCCTCAGCAGCAGGATACACTACTACGGCCGCCTCACAGGCTCCTCCGACAGACTACTGGTGAGCACTCATACAAGttacttttcattacattacattagaattAGTAGATACTAGTGCCAAATCACAGGGTCCTCCAACAGTTTACTGGTGAGTGGTCATACAGttacttttcattacattacattacagtattcTTATTCGATACAATTACTtttctgtacattacattacagttagtaGATGCTATTGCCAAGTCATTGGGTCCTCCAACAGATTACTGCCGTACAAATACTTTTCattaattgcattacattacacttagtttatACTGTACTTTTTATCTAAAGCGACAAAAGACACAACAGACATTTGGAATTTGAATGGACTTGATTGCATCATAGTTGGAATTCCAAAAATTCATAGTGTCTAGATGGTTAACATTTTGGATCAGTCCTGTATCAGAAGATGTATTATTCTGTATATTTCAAATGTACTAAAAGGTGACTTGACATTCAGATGTATTGTCAACATTAAGCAGCTTAGGTGTTGAAGCTAAAGAAACGTAAAAGGCCAAGTTGTAAAAACAGCTGACAGGGGTTCTTGTGAAGGCTCTTCATATGACTAAAGGCTGATGCTAACAACTTTCGATATTACATAGTTATTGGATGGCTGCTTTTTTTTGTCGCTCATCTTCTATCATGCCACATGTTTATTGTTGAGTCACTTTAATTCTGTTTTGTCAGCAGAAACTTTGCACGCTGCCCTTGCACACTGGTTCTAGTGTAGGGGATGTGTTAGTGCTACGCACAGGGGGTCAAAGTAAGAGTAACTTCACAGAGAATCTGGTTACTATCTGGTTACTAACTTCACTGAGGAACTGGTTACTATCTGGTCACTAACTTCACTGAGGAACTGGTTACTAATTACAGTTACTATGGACTGTTGTAcctgattatgttttttttcccagtaaCAACAATGgatctttctcaaaacctaggccagtgtccttccaagtgtatcagcctaattagtcacgcacagtgattggatactttttggtgaactctacagaatatccagtcactgggtgtgactaataaagggtatccaatcactgggcgtgactaattaggctgatacacttggaaggacactggcctaggctttgagaaagacccaatgtcTCTAGCCACCtctttaggtacaatggaatacctggtgtaaccactatgtaatctcatgtgctagtgttgtactcgcaccatacatttacttctactttgactttggccacctctggtacTACGTTAGCTTCAATAGAGGTGTTCATGAAGGTCCTGGAGCACAAGCCTTCAGTAATAGGGGTGCAGGTGTGAGGTAGGAAAACTGTAGCGACCGTGAAGACAAACTAGTCtgggcgaaacgtgttgttcactCGAAGAAATTAAGAAACAGTAATGAGAACgctgtgttttctgaacttttcaTCTTTGTCATAAAAGAGTCTTATTAGTTCACTCCTCTGGCACAATTAAGTCAAAGGGCTTCTGTCTTGTAGATTTGTCACTTTCTCTGAATGTAGATGCCCAGCCAGGTACCCAGGTGAATTAACCCCCCCCTTCAGTTTCAGTCCTACAACAATCAGTGGCCAAGTTGCCTTTGGACAAGGGCAGCATTTTTCCTTCAGTGACCTCACCAGACGGACATTGACCTTTGTTCTGGAtgtgttttttgctttgtttacgTCTGTCGCTGTGTAGGCTCCTCCAGACCATGTGATCCCCCCACCTGAGGACATCTACGTTTACAGCCCGCTTGGGACGGCATTCAAAGTGCAGAGCAAAGATGGCTCGCACAAAAACCCCAGCATCGTCACCATGTATGTACCGGTACCTTCTAGATttaagattcaagagtttatacTGTCATTGTCAAAAGGGCAACAAAATTGTACAACAATTAAAGAAGTGGTAGATTCCCAAGTAAAGTGCACCCCTTTCCACTCATATACTATGTACCGCCCACGGTATCCCTacgtatgtggctgtgtgtaagtgtataaagAGTTAAAAGGCAGAGTGATGGAACACAGTACAATATTATTTTTGCCTCAAAGGGAAATGTGTCTTCAATTCATGTCTTGCAGACACAATAACGCACAGTAATTTGTGTCATATGTTGCAATGCAAACATACCACCAACAATGACTACGATATGAATAAAAAATATTGAACGCAGATGAGACAACACTCAAAATTTTTCATTCAGTATCACTGGCCTCGATTACATGAGACATATGATTCAGTATGATTAAttttgaataaaacttaattcgcTTCGAAAACTTCATGTATACACAATTTAAACTAACAATTTAGAATTAAATGAAactgcaatgtaaactcgacggaacaatttaattctggattattaattcggaattaaagcaACATGTAAACGTGGCCACTGTAATGTTACGGTGTAAAATAGTATGTATCATGATCTTGATAAAACCATCTTAACCATCGCTTCTTTCTGTAGATTTGCTATATGGAACACCATGATGGGCACATCAATACTGAGCATTCCATGGGGAATCAAGCAGGTAGATCTTTAAGAGCACTTTTTTGAACAGGCATCATCATATATTTGATGTAAGGCTTTGATGCAATCCCATTCCCTTTTTCATGTAATGCCAGGTGTAGATGCAACAAAACGTTCATAGTATGTTATACTTTTCCATTATGCATTGTTTCAAAAGACAAGTTGATGATCTAATTGTTGATGTGTTGAAATGTATTGATCTAAATATCTCATGGCAAATGGCTGTTCTTATATTTCTAAATAAAGATAGGTGTAAACCCAGAATTACAGTAGTGCCATAATGCTTTTCTTGGATGCTtttttgtctgtatgtctatgtcctgacatggagtagagagagaaaaacgtaatttcaatttccttgtatgaactgtgcatataaagaaactgacaataaagctgacttgacttgacttattgaCAAGACATGTTGTTGCCTAAATCATTGCAAATGTTTGTTTTCTAGGCAGGATTCACACTGGGGATTATCATCATCATCGCAATGGGCTTCCTCACCTTATACTGCTGTTTAAGGGTGCTCAAGTCAACCAAAGCTATACGTAAGTCTTCAAACTCCTGGATTCTCAATACTGAACTTAGAGTGCTACGCCAGtagctacgccaacattgaaactgagaaaaatgccttcaaattcTTGGTATTACGTTGGAtatgttactgcaaatttgacatggcaacatCTCTAAAGCGGGAGACAATTGGATCTTAAGGCTttttcacaagataaaggaggtgtaatgaagaccattttcagtataaactgaACACTTTGCCTTTTTTCGGCAGTATAACACAGAATTACATTCTGTTTTACATTGTCACTTGTTGCCTAGATACATCACTACACGTGCCGTTCACAGATCCATTCATTGTCTCCTTGTTGTCATGTTTTGATGCATGCCGGCAGACAGACTATGTTAGCCCAGTACCGCAAGCAGAATGTGCACCCACACAGGATGGCATTTCTGAAATGCTGGCTGCACGTGCAACAGAGGGGAGAGGCCTATTCTAACACTCAGACTCAACTGTTCACACATCTGAACTCGCAGCCTGAGTCATGCTAAATCCCATAGACTGCCTGTCTGCTGTGACCTGAGTACATTGTTGCAAACATGGCCACGTGTGTAGGAGGACTGAatgcagaggtggccaaagtaaaagtagaagtaaattcggtaacacttttgatgccggtgtcataagcatgtcattactgtgtcataatagtgtcatgacagtcatagataagtcataaacatgatgtcattgtcataaacattttatgactgttggccttgagtgacattcggttatggcaaagacaatgtcacttaaggccaacagtcatactATTatgcactattatgacactgtaatgacgtgcttatgacaccggcgtcgaGTAACATGTTAccgtaaattcatggtgtaagtgcaACGCCATATGGAAAAAATCTAAACAGAAAAGCCCCAAATGTGATCCAaccaagggaggaaggaagggagtggtaagggtggggattaaacctgcaaccctctgatctaaaagtCCAACTCCCAAACCGTTACACCACGGCTGCAGTCATTAGTCAAAACCCGGGACAAATCTCCACCCTTCTTTCCTGTATTATGCCCTTGTGAAGAATCTTGAGAATGTTTCTGACAGTTATGACCGAGTCCTCCACGCCTCAATTTTGAATAGATTCCACAGTGTAGCAGCTACCCCCCTAAATCCACATTGTCCTTAATGATCCTCACGTGGGGCTGTGGTCTAATGGTAAGGGAGGTGGACTTAACATCAGAGGGTCGCAAGTTCCCACCTTTACCTCGTCCTGCACTTCCAtccatggttgaggtgcccttgagcaaggcacctaagcccacattgctccagggcctgtaaccaataccttgtaaaattactttaagtcactttggataaaatgtCAGCTAATTATAATGTTATGTAATGGTTGctgtctgttctctcttctcCAGCATATGTGGATACTTCCGACTGGGAGTTCCCTGATGTGTGTCGGTATTATTTCGGGGCATTTGGGAAGTGGTCGAGTCTGATCTTCTCGTTGGTCTCCCTGGTTGGTGCCATGGTGGTCTACTGGGTACTCATGTCCAACTTCCTCTTCAACGCCGGCAAATTCATCTTCAGTAAGTAGCCCCCGGTCTGCAATCAGACCTTCATGAACCCCTCTATtgcattacattccattacacttagtttatgcttttatccaaagcgacttagttattttaggtacagggtattggttacagtccctggagctgttGTGGGGTTTAGatgccttgctctagggcacctcagccatgaagtgagATGCGGAGTGGaagggcgggattcgaacctgcccTAGACTACTGCACTAGAACCAGCATGCCAGTATGAGTTCTTCCTGCTGATAAAACAGAATATAAATGATTTACTGATCAACATGTCACGTGACCGCAGCTGAGCCGACAACCATAGCAGCCATCCTCCaatacattttcatttttcattttattatattatCTTTCTTGTGTTGGGTTGTAATAGTGATCTCTTATGTTCCGTTGTTCTCCTTTCCTTGCAGACTACGTTCATCATTTGAACATGACAGATACAGATTTTGGAACAAACGGTTCTGAAAGAGGTATGGGAAAACCATTAGTCACGTTCGCTGTGTGTGATGCAGCAGTTGAAACAGTCATTTAAGCTCAACATGTCTTGTTATATGTCCATCATGTACAAGTTAGAGTAATTCAGAGTAATTATTCAGTCTGTTTCTATAGTCCATGTGTATGATAAAAGGGGCTTTACATCTGTCATGTTAGTTTATTTAGTTTGAGTGTAATCAATATGTACAATAGTCATTCAGTTTGTGTACATTAGGATGAAAAAATGAATTGAGTTTAGCTGGTTACTGGAGTTTAATTATTGAGTGTATTCAGTTACTTTttcacattatattgcatttcacttagctgaggcttctatccaaagtagggctgcacgattatggaaaaaaacataatcacgattattttggtcaaaatcgtaatcacgattattaatcatgattcttgatttttttgcagattttttttgaaaattatagaatgaattatatacgggatgagcaaaataaaatgaattgtagtaattatgtaaaggcaatagcatgaaacttaggtggacagatttctggccagaaacaccagcctgtcagtgtgttctggcttcaaggacgctctcaaaggtaggtcactattgccacgattaaatcacgattaaaatcatgacttcgatttcactctttgatcacgattttcgattattttcgattaattgtgcagccctaatccaaagtgacttacagttaatacagagtattggttggagcaatgcagggttaggtgccttgctcaggggcacttcagcccaggagggaggaagggattggtaaggatggggattgaacctgcaaccctgtgatctacagtcaaaCTCCCTAACTCCTTATCTAGAGATATGAGGGATAAGTTCATTTagagagcaatgtaatgtaaccctGTCCAATTTGTTTTCCATAGTCATCTGTCCGTTTCCTGACACGGATCATGGCAGCAACCTGAGCGTGGCTGTGACTGTGACGGGCAGTGGGAACAGCACGGCGGAGGTGTTTGACCACTGGTGGAGTAAGACCAACACCATCCCCTTCTACCTCATCCTGCTGCTCTTCCCCCTCCTCAACTTCAAATCGGCGTCCTTCTTTGCCAGGTTCACCTTCCTGGGTAAGCTGCCTTCCTGCTGATGAACACAGACGCTGAGAAGAAATGGATTGTGCCTGTGAGACTGATGGGAAGacatgtgtgttttcgtgtgcgtgcctatttaagtgtgtgtgtgtctgtgtgtctgtgtctgtgtgtgtgtgtgtgtgtgtgtgtttgtgtgtgtgtgtgtgtgtgtgtgtgtgtgtgtgtgtgtgtgtgtgtgtgtgtgtgtgtgtgtgtgtttgtgtgtgcagagttgtataaagtagaacggaaaaaaaagtacagtacagtacagtagatgtaAGATGTACAGTAATGACTGCATTAGTGTTATGACATTGTTTCGACTTTGTAatgtcatactactagtgttgtgattacatctgtcagagtacttctacttctacgtcAGTACTTCTgctgtggaggtggggtgggtacTGGGAAGACTCACACATGTCCCCTGCAGGTCAGGGTAGTCTGGTCAGTGTCTGGTTCACACAAAAAAAGTAATTGATCCAGAGGATTCTGTGGAGTAGATGACCTTGCTGAACCCTTACAGGCTCAAATGCCATACTCTTGCACAATATGTTAGCCTCTTAGTTGGAAACCTGTAAGCACACACATCGTAATTTCCAGACTATAAACCACTTTTTTTCCAATTTCCACATGATTTGAACTTGTAATATGATTTGGCTACTTTACATTTTTTTATGGGCTAACAAAGTTCATATTGTGGTCCATGTACTGTGGAATTATTTCAGTCCCTTTAAGTTTAGTGGGTGCGTCATATATTCTGGTATATAACACTtacgtttttcttttactttagacaacgtttttttgtctttcacctGACACGTTTCAATggtatagcttccgtcttcatcagagggtcacatggatgttgatgtgtgacttaatttaaaatcagctgatgttgttgtggaggtgtgaccctCCTGTCAATAAtcacaggttggtcacacctacTGCTGTTCGAGTTGTCCTCTTAGGGTGGTAGTCCAGGTGTgggagagcatgtatgccccctcatccctgttcatggtattTTGGCTGCACTTTCTGAtttccatagactccttaatccagcggaGCCCAAataccaacctgtcattattgacagggaggtcgcacctccacaacaacatcagctgattttaaagcatgtcacacatcaacatccatgtgaccctctgatgaagacggaagctataccATTGAAACATGTCGGGTAgaaggttttaaaaaaaactgtctgaagtaaaagaaaaacttaaaTATTATTCAAACAGGTATACATCATGAATGTTATACATCTATATTTTGGTATGCTTCATTGTACCGATATGTCAATCAGGGCTAGGTATTCATAACATGCATGTCTGCATACCGGTCCTGCTTATCAGTTATTTACGtcctgttttgttgtttgtttttgtgtttttgtgtgatgaAATTAGGCACAGCGTCTGTGATCTATCTTATCGTCCTGGTAACGGTCAAATCCTTTCGCCTGGGCTTCCACCTGGAATTCCACTGGTTCGAGCCATCCAAGTCTTTTGTTCCAGGTGCCACATTGATTTATCTGAACAGGATTATCTTGTGTCTTTAcgctttgtttgtgtctgtgtttgtgtttacgtgGCGCAGAGTGGGCCAGTGGGACAAAATGAGACAATAGATAAGCAATTATGGTAATCTCAATCATCATTAACACCAATTTCCTATTGTTGGGTGGGGGAGAAGATGGACTGGATTTTATTGATTGCAGACTGGGCTTTCAGTCAACTGAAACAGAACCACAGCACAAACAATTAAGATTAATTGAAATGAGTGGTATTCAAGGAATGCTAGTGTAATTGACATCTTTAACAAGGCTGGATAGTTCTAATCTCTGCCAGATTGAAGAAAACATTCTATCTGAAGACCTGTTGTCTGTGAAGAATCTCAGTCATCCAGGTCATGATTCTCCAAATACTCAAGCTTGAAGAGAAGTAGCTTTCAGCTGAACTACTCGCCTAAGACCTCTTAATGTTGGGGCAGCGCCACTTCACAGACAGAAACCTGCATGtcagttttgtttttattacgaACTGTAAAAAGAGTTCACTTGTGGTGGGAACAGATTAATATATAACCACCATGTACAATATGTGCCTAGCCTAACCTACCCAAGCAATGTGGTTTCCATCTCCTCTATGAAATGTGTAAGCAGAAGCGCccgaacacaacacaatacagtacagtacatcagaaTCACACCAAGTCTGTTAGCAGAGTATGTAATGGTGTTAAAAGGGCTTCACTACAAGAGTACCAAAAGAGCATGATTCAATTTGGGGGAAAATGTCTGCCTTGTCATGCTGAActgctgaacttttttttttttttaaagccatgtGTTCATGAGCATCTGTTGAAACCAAGCTCtaactttttatatttatatttatcactcctctctctctctctctctctctctctctctctctctctctctctctctctctctctctctctctctccgttctccaGAGTTCAGGCTGCTCTTCCCCCAGCTGACTGGCATTCTGACTCTCGCCTTCTTCATCCACAACTGCATCATCACCCTCATGAAGAGCAACAAGCACCAGGAGAAGAACGTGAGCGGATGCACATTATGACACACATTATGACGGCGTTGTAAATGAATAAAGTGCctaataagtaagggataacgtttGGCAAGAAGGTCTCTCCAGAGGGATCAAGACCCTGCCGCTCCCCGTCGGGGACCTGCGTCTCTCTGTCGGTCGCTATATCACGACCGGGACCTCCTCGGCAAACGTTATCCAGCTTATTACATGGCACAACCTTAGATTACGTACATCAATGTCCTTTTCCTCTATTCTCCCTGccccaactgcaccagattctaGCCACCAAGTTCTCTGTCAGAAGTGTTTAAATTGGACGTTCATAGAATGTGCGCTTGAAATGCTGTGACAACCATTATTGCCTAGACTGGGCACATTTTGAGCAGGGTCACAGGATTCCAAGTGTCAAAATCAGCTGACGCCGTTGGCAGCAGACATTCTGTAGGATAGTCTATAGACAAACGCATAAGTTGCCGAgaaatatcagacatgcccatgCTGAACGGAGCATTCCCAAGAATGAAAAAATCTAGTATGAAAAGTATAAAAGTAGGATCTGAAAAGTATAGAATAcaggtgtagcgaaggggagtaaaccggggctctgaccgctacaccaaagagccaggctcgttggcatgttagtcagaacacacccacaaccctagtgatggtcactccatcacaacagGTAATTGATTGTTTTAGTGAATTAGAAGGACACGGTCGACAACTGATTCACAGAGGTGTTTTATAGCATAGCGTGGCTTGAGACAGTTTGACGTTTGGAGGCTGAAACAGAAAGGGGAAGCACGTCGCTAGCCGG carries:
- the slc38a9 gene encoding neutral amino acid transporter 9; the protein is MEDDNRPLLGGSSDSLEPRVRRPFYVEPRNIVDDATPERVSSEAAILSSRIHYYGRLTGSSDRLLAPPDHVIPPPEDIYVYSPLGTAFKVQSKDGSHKNPSIVTIFAIWNTMMGTSILSIPWGIKQAGFTLGIIIIIAMGFLTLYCCLRVLKSTKAIPYVDTSDWEFPDVCRYYFGAFGKWSSLIFSLVSLVGAMVVYWVLMSNFLFNAGKFIFNYVHHLNMTDTDFGTNGSERVICPFPDTDHGSNLSVAVTVTGSGNSTAEVFDHWWSKTNTIPFYLILLLFPLLNFKSASFFARFTFLGTASVIYLIVLVTVKSFRLGFHLEFHWFEPSKSFVPEFRLLFPQLTGILTLAFFIHNCIITLMKSNKHQEKNVRDLSVAYLLVGLTYLYVGVLIFASFPSPELSKECIEANFLDNFPSSDVWVFVARTFLLFQMTTVYPLLGYLVRVQVMSQIFGSNYPGFFHVFVLNCFIVGAGVTMAKFYPNIGSIIRYSGATCGLALVFVFPSMIHMIGLKRRGELRWYSVLAHGLIILLGLANVAGQFIEM